A part of Leptospira mtsangambouensis genomic DNA contains:
- the gltB gene encoding glutamate synthase large subunit gives MSKSNQPPILPPLGPQAQGMYDPAMDKDSCGVGFIANYKGKRSRDIVDKGIRLMCNLEHRGAEGADPKTGDGAGIMINIPDAFFRKVLPFTLPKEGDYAVGFLFLPQNTEARTAVENVIEKIIVDEGEEFLGFRDVPINKEYAGVVASKTIPVFKQVFIGKKSKKNKTSDDFERKLFLIRRLIDRRIRTEMKLDRSQYYVPSFSSRTIVYKGMLLGDQVKKFYEDLKSPDLTSAFCLTHTRFSTNTFPTWDLAHPYRQIAHNGEINTLRGNMNWMAARQMVMQSPLYGDELRRMLPIVMEGQSDTATFDTVLELLVMGGRSLPHSVMMMIPEAWSKNKAMDADRRAFYEYHATFMEPWDGPAAIAFTDGRIIGATLDRNGLRPARFVVTKDDEVIMSSEAGVLNLPPEEILIQDRLRPGRMLLIDMEKGQILDDEEIKKQISTQKPYRKWVEDNMIRLGSLPDPENVKQPQHETILERQRAFGYTHEDVFTIIKPMGVSGEEPIGSMGVDSSLAVLSEKPQPLYRYFKQNFAQVTNPPIDPIREELVMELTTYIGPEGNLLSEEPEHAHRLELEHPILTNEDFEKIKQISEGHFKAKTFEILFDPSKKHDMRNSLDRVCADAAKAVREQGVNLIILTDHGVGEKKAAIPSLLAVAGLHHYLIREGLRTKAGIVLESGEPREVAHFALLCGYGANAINPYLAFETIADLSQQGLLPEVPNYKDAKKKYIKSVGKGLFKVFSKMGISTLQSYCGAQIFEAVGLDSELVNTYFAGTQSRIEGLSLEMLEEETVRRHKAAYDPTFFPNNLEPGGVHYYRKNGDSHLYTPITVHKLQKATQDNDYKVFKEFSSLIDNQNEKAITLRSLFQLDFEGSKAIPIEEVESVKSILKRFQTGAMSHGSISWEAHTTLAIAMNRIGAKSNTGEGGEDPVRFKTLPNGDSMRSAIKQVASARFGVTMEYLTNADDIQIKMAQGAKPGEGGQLPGHKVDKYIGWLRYSTPGVTLISPPPHHDIYSIEDLKQLIFDLKNSNPRARVSVKLVSESGVGTVAAGVAKAHADHILIAGHEGGTGASPISSIHHAGTPWELGLSETHQTLVANGLRDRVYLAVDGKLLTGKDVVVGALLGAEEFGFSTSALVSVGCIMMRKCHLNTCPVGVATQDEFLRSKFTGKPEHVVNFMTFVAEEVREIMAKLGFRTFEEMIGQVEKIKFKRPHHHWKARGLDFSKVLHRPTPVFPTGLYRAKEQNHHLDEQIDNELIRKSLAAIDHKQPVKIQTSIVNLNRSVGTMLSHEVTKKYGVDGLSEDTIDIEFTGTAGQSFGAFVTKGMTLRLVGEGNDYVGKGLCGGKLIFQTPKNAPYKAEENIVIGNTCFIGATSGNAYVNGIAGERFCVRNSGAHVIVEGTGDHGCEYMTGGRVIILGDIGRNFAAGMSGGIAYLWDPKKNKEALINKEMVDLDPLTDASEIAEVKKMVEDHKAYTGSKRAEEVLKDWDNVVKQMIKVIPRDYKKALEKMAEETAAGKTNKEGVTARG, from the coding sequence ATGTCAAAATCCAACCAACCACCCATCCTTCCGCCACTCGGCCCACAGGCCCAAGGTATGTATGATCCTGCCATGGACAAAGATTCCTGTGGTGTTGGTTTTATCGCAAATTATAAAGGCAAACGTTCCCGCGACATCGTCGACAAGGGAATTCGCCTCATGTGTAACTTAGAACACAGGGGTGCCGAAGGTGCCGACCCAAAAACCGGTGACGGTGCTGGGATCATGATCAATATCCCGGATGCATTTTTTAGAAAGGTTCTCCCCTTCACTTTGCCGAAAGAAGGCGATTATGCAGTGGGATTTTTGTTCCTTCCTCAAAACACAGAAGCCCGAACTGCTGTGGAAAACGTAATTGAAAAAATCATTGTGGACGAAGGGGAAGAGTTTCTCGGATTTCGTGATGTCCCGATTAACAAAGAATATGCGGGGGTTGTTGCATCCAAAACCATCCCTGTCTTCAAACAAGTATTTATAGGTAAAAAATCCAAAAAAAATAAAACCTCTGACGACTTCGAAAGAAAACTATTTCTCATCCGTCGCTTGATCGACAGACGAATCCGAACAGAGATGAAACTGGATCGTTCCCAATACTATGTACCAAGTTTTTCTTCCCGTACGATTGTATACAAAGGGATGTTACTTGGTGACCAAGTCAAAAAATTCTATGAAGATTTAAAATCTCCTGACTTAACTTCTGCGTTTTGTTTGACTCACACTCGGTTTTCAACAAACACCTTCCCTACTTGGGACTTGGCTCACCCTTACCGCCAAATTGCCCATAACGGAGAGATCAACACTCTACGTGGGAACATGAACTGGATGGCCGCTCGCCAAATGGTGATGCAATCTCCACTTTACGGGGATGAGCTTCGTCGTATGCTTCCGATTGTTATGGAAGGCCAATCCGATACGGCAACCTTTGACACTGTTCTGGAGCTACTAGTGATGGGCGGAAGGTCACTCCCTCACTCTGTTATGATGATGATTCCAGAAGCTTGGTCCAAAAACAAAGCGATGGATGCCGACAGACGCGCGTTCTACGAATACCATGCAACCTTTATGGAACCTTGGGATGGTCCTGCGGCCATTGCTTTTACTGATGGTAGAATCATTGGAGCAACACTCGACCGTAATGGACTTCGCCCTGCTCGTTTTGTGGTCACAAAAGACGATGAAGTGATCATGTCTTCTGAAGCTGGTGTTCTCAATCTTCCCCCAGAAGAAATACTCATCCAAGACCGACTTCGTCCAGGCCGTATGCTTCTAATCGATATGGAAAAAGGCCAGATCCTAGATGATGAAGAAATCAAAAAACAAATCTCTACTCAAAAACCGTATCGCAAATGGGTAGAAGACAATATGATTCGTCTCGGATCTTTGCCAGACCCTGAGAACGTAAAACAACCGCAACACGAAACCATTTTAGAACGCCAGAGAGCTTTCGGGTACACACATGAAGATGTGTTTACCATCATCAAACCGATGGGAGTTTCTGGAGAAGAACCAATTGGTTCTATGGGTGTGGATTCTTCCCTTGCAGTACTCAGTGAAAAACCACAACCCCTATACCGTTATTTCAAACAAAACTTTGCGCAGGTGACAAACCCCCCAATTGACCCAATCCGGGAAGAACTTGTGATGGAACTCACAACGTACATTGGACCGGAAGGGAACCTACTCTCGGAAGAGCCAGAACACGCGCATCGATTGGAGTTGGAACATCCAATCCTTACCAACGAAGATTTTGAAAAAATCAAACAAATCAGTGAAGGTCATTTCAAAGCCAAAACTTTTGAAATCCTTTTTGATCCTTCTAAAAAACATGATATGAGAAACTCACTCGATCGTGTTTGTGCCGATGCTGCGAAAGCCGTTCGGGAACAAGGGGTAAATCTCATCATCTTAACCGACCACGGTGTGGGTGAGAAAAAAGCAGCCATCCCTTCCCTTCTTGCTGTGGCGGGACTCCACCACTATTTGATCCGTGAAGGTCTCAGAACAAAAGCAGGGATTGTATTAGAATCTGGAGAACCAAGAGAAGTGGCCCACTTTGCCTTGTTATGCGGTTATGGTGCTAACGCCATCAATCCATACCTTGCATTTGAAACCATTGCTGATCTTTCGCAACAAGGTTTACTCCCAGAAGTACCTAATTACAAGGATGCAAAAAAGAAATACATCAAATCCGTCGGGAAAGGACTTTTCAAAGTATTCTCAAAAATGGGGATCTCCACATTACAATCGTATTGTGGTGCTCAAATTTTTGAAGCCGTGGGACTTGATTCTGAATTAGTGAATACATACTTTGCAGGAACTCAGTCTCGAATTGAAGGACTTTCTCTAGAGATGTTGGAAGAAGAAACCGTTCGCCGCCACAAAGCAGCTTACGATCCAACTTTTTTCCCGAACAACCTAGAACCAGGTGGGGTGCACTACTATCGTAAAAATGGAGATAGCCATCTCTATACACCGATTACAGTTCACAAACTACAAAAAGCAACTCAAGACAACGATTACAAAGTATTCAAAGAGTTCTCAAGCCTAATCGATAACCAAAACGAAAAAGCAATCACTCTTCGCAGTTTGTTCCAACTTGATTTTGAAGGATCCAAAGCGATCCCAATCGAAGAAGTGGAATCGGTAAAATCCATTCTCAAACGTTTCCAAACGGGAGCGATGAGTCATGGTTCCATTTCTTGGGAAGCACATACCACACTTGCGATTGCGATGAACCGAATTGGTGCCAAATCGAACACGGGTGAAGGTGGAGAAGACCCAGTACGATTCAAAACCCTTCCAAATGGGGATAGCATGCGTTCGGCGATCAAACAAGTTGCCTCAGCACGTTTTGGTGTGACTATGGAATACCTCACCAATGCCGATGATATCCAAATCAAAATGGCACAGGGCGCCAAACCAGGAGAAGGTGGACAGCTCCCAGGCCACAAGGTAGACAAATACATTGGATGGCTTCGTTATTCCACTCCGGGTGTAACTCTCATCTCCCCTCCTCCTCACCATGATATTTATTCCATCGAAGATCTTAAACAATTGATCTTCGATTTAAAGAACTCGAATCCAAGAGCAAGAGTTTCTGTGAAACTTGTTTCCGAATCGGGTGTGGGAACTGTGGCTGCGGGTGTTGCCAAAGCACATGCGGACCATATCCTTATCGCAGGTCACGAAGGAGGAACTGGGGCAAGTCCTATTTCTTCCATCCACCATGCAGGAACCCCTTGGGAACTTGGACTTTCTGAAACCCACCAAACACTCGTTGCCAACGGACTTCGAGACCGAGTGTATTTGGCTGTAGATGGAAAACTCCTCACAGGAAAAGACGTGGTTGTGGGTGCTTTACTTGGTGCAGAAGAATTTGGATTCTCCACTTCGGCACTGGTCTCTGTGGGTTGTATCATGATGCGTAAATGCCATCTCAATACATGCCCTGTAGGAGTTGCGACCCAAGACGAATTCTTAAGAAGTAAATTTACCGGAAAACCCGAACATGTTGTGAACTTCATGACCTTTGTGGCGGAAGAAGTTCGTGAGATTATGGCAAAACTTGGATTTAGAACGTTTGAAGAAATGATTGGCCAAGTGGAAAAAATCAAATTCAAACGACCTCACCACCATTGGAAGGCTCGTGGTCTTGATTTTAGTAAAGTGCTCCATAGACCAACTCCTGTATTCCCTACTGGACTCTATCGTGCCAAAGAACAAAACCACCACTTGGATGAACAAATTGACAACGAACTGATTCGTAAGTCACTTGCTGCGATTGATCACAAACAACCTGTGAAAATCCAAACATCCATTGTGAACCTCAACCGTTCCGTGGGAACCATGCTTAGCCACGAAGTGACTAAAAAATATGGTGTGGATGGACTATCGGAAGACACAATCGATATCGAATTTACAGGAACCGCAGGACAGTCGTTTGGTGCTTTTGTGACCAAAGGAATGACACTTCGCCTGGTGGGTGAAGGAAATGACTATGTAGGAAAAGGGCTTTGTGGTGGAAAACTCATCTTCCAAACTCCCAAAAATGCTCCTTACAAAGCAGAAGAAAACATTGTCATTGGTAACACTTGTTTCATTGGCGCAACAAGCGGAAATGCTTATGTCAACGGAATTGCCGGAGAAAGATTCTGTGTCCGTAACTCAGGTGCTCATGTCATAGTTGAAGGAACCGGAGACCACGGTTGTGAATACATGACTGGTGGTCGGGTCATCATCCTTGGAGACATCGGACGTAACTTTGCCGCAGGTATGTCTGGCGGGATCGCTTATCTTTGGGATCCAAAGAAAAACAAAGAAGCTCTCATCAACAAAGAGATGGTCGACTTAGATCCGTTAACTGATGCAAGTGAAATTGCGGAAGTAAAAAAGATGGTAGAAGATCATAAGGCATATACAGGTTCTAAACGAGCCGAAGAAGTGCTGAAAGATTGGGACAATGTTGTCAAACAAATGATCAAAGTCATTCCAAGAGATTATAAAAAAGCTCTAGAAAAAATGGCAGAAGAAACTGCCGCAGGAAAAACGAACAAAGAGGGGGTAACAGCTCGTGGGTAA
- a CDS encoding glutamate synthase subunit beta, which translates to MGKPTGFLEFKKEYLQKIDPKERVKNYKEFEKPFPEAVAKDQGARCMDCGIPFCHGDTGCPVDNLIPEFNDFVYRGRWKEAWENLSKTNNFPEFTGRLCPAPCESACTLGIIEPPVSIKSIERTIIDRAWEEGWVIPQPSVSKSGKKVAVVGSGPAGLAAGQQLARAGHTVTIFEKNDRIGGLLRYGIPDFKMEKRHIDRRMKQMEAEGVTFKTNVNVGVDITAKQLLADFDSVVLACGSEVPRDLPVEGRNSKGVHYAMEFLSKNNKHVAGDDIEIINAKDKHVIVIGGGDTGSDCVGTSNRHGAKSVTQIELFPEPPKERDASTPWPLYPKMFRTSTSHEEGVNRKWAVSTMGFKSNEKGELTAIYGSEVKEENGKFNPVPGTEFEWPADLVFLAMGFVNPVKEGLLADLQKEGLELDGRGNVKADFGTKPGSFATSVPKVYACGDVRRGQSLIVWAISEGRKCADQVHHFLMQEVEG; encoded by the coding sequence GTGGGTAAACCAACAGGATTTTTAGAATTTAAAAAAGAATACCTTCAGAAGATTGATCCGAAGGAACGAGTTAAAAACTACAAAGAGTTTGAAAAACCTTTTCCTGAAGCTGTTGCCAAAGACCAAGGTGCTCGTTGTATGGACTGCGGAATTCCGTTTTGCCATGGCGATACAGGTTGCCCTGTAGATAACCTCATCCCTGAATTCAATGACTTCGTATACCGAGGTCGCTGGAAGGAAGCTTGGGAAAACCTTTCTAAAACCAATAACTTTCCTGAATTCACAGGAAGGCTCTGCCCTGCTCCTTGTGAGTCGGCTTGTACTTTAGGAATCATCGAACCTCCGGTTTCAATCAAGTCCATTGAAAGAACCATCATTGATCGTGCGTGGGAAGAAGGATGGGTGATCCCGCAACCTTCTGTTTCCAAATCTGGAAAAAAAGTAGCCGTAGTTGGTTCAGGTCCAGCAGGACTTGCCGCCGGACAACAGTTAGCTCGTGCAGGACATACAGTCACTATTTTTGAAAAAAATGATCGGATTGGTGGTCTACTCCGTTACGGAATCCCTGATTTCAAAATGGAAAAAAGACATATTGATCGCCGCATGAAACAAATGGAAGCAGAAGGTGTTACCTTCAAAACCAATGTCAATGTGGGAGTGGATATTACAGCAAAACAACTATTAGCTGATTTTGATTCAGTGGTTCTTGCTTGTGGATCAGAAGTTCCAAGAGATTTACCAGTAGAAGGAAGAAATAGCAAAGGTGTTCACTATGCTATGGAGTTTTTGTCCAAAAACAACAAACACGTAGCAGGTGATGATATTGAAATCATCAATGCCAAAGACAAACATGTTATTGTCATTGGTGGTGGAGATACCGGATCCGATTGTGTAGGAACTTCTAACCGTCATGGGGCAAAATCCGTCACTCAAATCGAACTTTTTCCTGAACCTCCCAAAGAAAGAGATGCTTCCACTCCTTGGCCACTGTATCCAAAAATGTTCCGAACTTCCACCTCACATGAAGAAGGTGTAAACCGAAAATGGGCAGTTTCCACTATGGGATTTAAATCCAATGAAAAAGGGGAATTGACAGCCATATACGGATCCGAAGTAAAAGAAGAAAATGGAAAGTTTAACCCAGTCCCTGGGACCGAATTTGAATGGCCTGCTGATCTGGTTTTCCTTGCGATGGGATTTGTAAACCCCGTCAAAGAAGGATTACTCGCTGATTTACAGAAAGAAGGGTTGGAACTGGACGGACGTGGAAATGTAAAAGCTGATTTTGGAACAAAACCAGGATCATTTGCAACTTCTGTTCCAAAAGTGTACGCTTGCGGGGACGTTAGACGAGGGCAATCCCTCATCGTTTGGGCCATTTCGGAAGGAAGGAAGTGTGCTGACCAAGTCCACCACTTTCTAATGCAAGAAGTAGAGGGTTAA
- a CDS encoding LA_0442/LA_0875 N-terminal domain-containing protein: MKLTITQFIKIATLLVLFAGNLSAENILLKKGGTLQGKVVEQDQYKLKIRKEDGTTIVLNKTDILKVVYKDHLTAAEEDKLRKAEEEKERIKKEKEEAARLKKEQEEAARLEKENAAKNATLEADAKRKQEEDAKLAEADRKNLTKTGAAWRSAVLPGWGQWKQGRKVQAIVYPSIIAVGLFFTYDKHRMYLNAKRDYNNLENPYTTNGLIRAAFTPQSAATVSPAEAVVVSQLGPFKGQRESVERHYQDMQYIGIATLLVYFWNIFDAYYFHPTGSGLSQDDTRKEKFFMYSSVDRVGYHPTAIAGDRGIEHRTQLGYEFTF, from the coding sequence TTGAAACTGACTATTACACAATTCATTAAAATCGCAACACTTTTGGTACTATTTGCCGGTAACCTATCCGCAGAGAATATCCTCCTCAAAAAAGGGGGAACTCTTCAAGGTAAGGTTGTTGAACAAGACCAATACAAGCTAAAAATTAGAAAAGAAGACGGAACTACAATTGTTCTGAACAAAACTGATATTCTCAAAGTGGTTTACAAAGACCACCTAACTGCTGCAGAGGAAGACAAACTCAGAAAAGCGGAAGAAGAAAAAGAAAGAATAAAAAAAGAAAAAGAAGAAGCTGCCCGACTCAAAAAAGAACAAGAGGAAGCAGCTCGATTAGAAAAAGAAAATGCCGCAAAAAATGCTACTCTTGAAGCAGATGCAAAACGGAAACAAGAAGAAGATGCTAAACTAGCAGAAGCCGACCGCAAAAACCTAACAAAGACAGGTGCTGCATGGAGATCTGCTGTTCTTCCTGGTTGGGGCCAATGGAAACAAGGCAGAAAAGTACAAGCCATTGTGTATCCTTCCATCATTGCTGTTGGACTCTTTTTTACATATGACAAACATCGTATGTATTTAAATGCAAAACGTGATTATAACAATTTAGAAAATCCATATACAACAAATGGTCTCATCCGTGCAGCTTTCACACCTCAATCGGCAGCGACTGTCTCCCCTGCTGAAGCAGTTGTTGTAAGCCAATTGGGTCCATTCAAAGGACAAAGGGAATCCGTAGAGCGTCACTACCAAGATATGCAATACATTGGGATTGCGACTCTTCTTGTTTATTTTTGGAATATCTTTGATGCCTACTACTTCCATCCCACAGGTTCTGGACTTAGCCAAGACGACACCAGAAAGGAAAAGTTCTTCATGTATTCCTCTGTGGATCGCGTTGGATACCATCCGACGGCCATTGCAGGAGATCGTGGAATCGAACATCGTACTCAATTAGGATATGAATTTACTTTCTAA